DNA from Lentibacillus amyloliquefaciens:
AGTTGCTTCGGGATAACCGTATCCGTCACATACCGATAGTCGATAACAAAAGTCAGGTCATCGGAATTGTATCAGACCGGGACGTCCGTGATGCATCACCATCTGTATTTGATCAATTCACAGATCATAGGGCGTTAAACAATGAGATTCAATCAATTATGAGCCACCCGGTTGTAACAGTCCACCCAATGGATTTTGTTGAAGAAATAGCACGTGTTTTCTACGATGAAGAATTTGCCTGCTTGCCGGTCATCAGTGAAAACAAATTAATTGGCGTCATTACAGAAAAAGATATGCTCTATACACTGATTCAGCTTACCGGCACAAATGTTCAAAGCTCGCAGATT
Protein-coding regions in this window:
- a CDS encoding acetoin utilization AcuB family protein, whose protein sequence is MLVEEIMKTDVLTLPPTASVAEGLQLLRDNRIRHIPIVDNKSQVIGIVSDRDVRDASPSVFDQFTDHRALNNEIQSIMSHPVVTVHPMDFVEEIARVFYDEEFACLPVISENKLIGVITEKDMLYTLIQLTGTNVQSSQIEIKVPHRPGSLPKVASIFGERNTNITSILMYPYNDDPNYRILVFRVQTMNPLPLIQDLRDAGYELMWPNNIAEPRP